The Triticum aestivum cultivar Chinese Spring chromosome 4B, IWGSC CS RefSeq v2.1, whole genome shotgun sequence sequence CCTTGGTGGTAGCTATGGGGCGTTGCTCATTTGGGCCGGCCCCGATATTAATTAGTGATAACGTCTTATCTTATGTGATGGGGTACTACTTAATCTGCTATATATGTTGTAGATCGCTCCGTTGGATCTAGATTGTTTGGTCGGTCACATGTTGTGTACGATGTTTTACTATATAGTTTTCCTCAAAAAAATGTTtaactatatactccctccatcctacAATATTAAAACGTTTTTCAAGCTAACATAGCTTGAAAaaggttcttatattatgggacgagaagggagtagttgtCATTGTTGTTTTACTTTCTCCTTGTAGCGTGACACAGTCTAGAGACCATAGAATGTAGGAGTAATTCGCAAGGTTCGACAGCGATGCTGGTAACCTTTTTGAGAACCACTTTTGACTTTGCCTGGGATACGCATAAAAGCGTGAGCAATTGGCATTTTGGACACAATCATTGTCCTGGTTACCGAGTGATGATCCATAAGTGTAAACCCTCTCATTCATGCCACACGTGCCCGTCTTTGTCACTTGTCACTGTGTGGCCTCCCTCCATGTTCTTTTTGATCTCATCGATTGATTACTACAGCTCTTTTTAATGGGGTTGGTACTTTGTACTCCCTCAAAGTGATCCCACTTAGCTGGGCACCGAACGGGCGCGTGTACCGGAAGCATATGTCCTGCAAATCTAGAGTCCAAATTGCCTGCCATGTGAATGAAATGCAGTACTCTTTCTACCTGTGATGGGTGAAAAATGGTGGTGCAGGCGATCGGGACGGAGGCTCGGGCGCTGTACAACCTGGGCCAGGCGGAGGGGCTCACCATCTGGTCACCCAACGTGAACATCTTCCGCGACCCGCGGTGGGGCCGCGGCCAGGAGACCCCCGGCGAGGACCCCACCACGGCGAGCAAGTACGCCGTGGCGTTCGTGCGGGGCCTGCAGGGCAGCTCGCCGACGGTGCTCCAGACCTCGGCCTGCTGCAAGCACGCCTCCGCCTACGACCTCGAGGCCTGGAACGGCGCCATCCGCTACAACTTCAACGCGAGGGTGACGGCCCAGGACATGGCGGACACCTTCAACCCGCCTTTCAAGAGCTGCGTGGAGGAAGGCCGGGCCAGCTGCGTCATGTGCGCCTACACCACCATCAATGGCGTCCCCGCCTGCGCCAGCAACGACCTCCTCTCCAGGACCTTCAAGGGAGACTGGGGCTTGAACGGGTACGTTTCGTCGGACTGTGATGCCGTGGCGCTCATGCACGACGCGCAGTTCTATCGGCCCTCGCCGGAGGACACGGTCGCAGTTGCCCTCAAGGCCGGTGAGTGCACCAAAACCACCATGAGAATGGTCATCTTATTTATTGCAGTTAATATTGTGAGAAAAATTTGATATAAAAAATGTTGCGAATTGTTTGCAGGGTTGGATTTGAACTGCGGGAACTACACACAGGTGCACGGCATGGCCGCGGTGCGGCAGGGAAGGATGACGGAGCAGGACGTGGACAGGGCCCTCCGTAACCTCTTCGCCGTCCGGATGCGGCTCGGACACTTCGACGGGGACCCCCGGGGCAGCGCGCTGTACGGGGGCCTTGGCGCCAAGGACGTGTGCTCGCCCACGCACAAGAACCTGGCACTCCAGGCGGCCACGAGCGGCATCGTCCTGCTCAAGAACGACGCCGGCATCCTCCCGCTTCGACGGGGCGCGGTGGCGTCCGCCGCCGTCATCGGCCATAATGCCAATGACCCCCGCGCGCTCAATGGCAATTACTTCGGCCCTCCGTGCGAGACCACGACGCCGCTGCAGGGGCTCCAGGGGTACGTGCAGAACGTCAGGTTCCTGGCCGGGTGCGACTCGGCGGCGTGCGGCTTTGCCGCGACGGGCCAGGCGGTGGGGTTAGCGGCCTCGTCGGACTACGTGTTCCTGTTCATGGGCCTGAGCCAGGCGCAGGAGCAGGAGGGGCTCGACAGGACGAGTCTTCTGCTGCCAGGGAAGCAGCAGAGCCTTATCACCGCAGTCGCCAACGCGGCGAAACGGCCGGTGATCCTGGTGCTCCTCACCGGCGGTCCGGTTGACGTGACATTCGCCAAAGGTAACCCCAAGATCGGTGCAATTCTGTGGGCCGGCTACCCTGGTCAGGCCGGCGGGCTCGCCATCGCCAGGGTCCTCTTCGGAGATCACAACCCCAGCGGCAGGCTGCCGGTGACGTGGTACCCGGAGGAGTTCACCAAGGTGCCCATGACGGACATGCGGATGCGCGCCGACCCGGCCACCGGATACCCCGGCCGGAGCTACCGCTTCTACCAGGGCAACGCCGTCTACAAGTTTGGTTACGGCCTCAGCTACTCCAAGTTCTCTCGCCAACTAGTTGTCTCCGGTACCGGCAACGAAGCACCGAACACGAATCTGCTCGCCGGCCTGGCCGCCACGCCAACTGCCGACGGCGGCGCGAGCTACGTGGTCGAGGAGATCGGGGCCGACGGGTGCGAGCAGCTCAAGTTCCCGGCAGTGGTCGAGGTGCAGAACCACGGTCCCCTGGACGGGAAGCACTCGGTGCTGATGTTCCTCCGGTGGCCCAACGCGACGGGTGGGCGTCCGGTGAGCCAGCTGATTGGGTTCCGAACCCATCATCTCAAGGCCGGCGAGAAGGCCAGCCTCAGGTTCGACGTCAGCCCGTGCGAGCACTTCAGCAGGGCGAGGGAGGATGGCAAGAAGGTGATCGATGGAGGCTCACATTTCCTCAGGGTTGGCAAGGACGAGCACGAGATCAGCTTCGAGTCCTGAATCCGGAGCCCATTCTGGCTCTGGCACGGGTAGAAGACGGACAGCAGTGACCTTATTTATCAGTAGTTACACACAATTTAATTATTGGTTTAAGTTATAATTCAGTTGCCTCAGAAATACTGTAGCATTGAGGCATGCATTAAGGAAAGGTTAAGGGAAACACCGAGACATGTTTTAATACTCCCGAATTATATATATTGTAATTTGCACATATGTCGAAAATTCAAAATAGAGTTAATAAAAAGGTATGTCTAGCTCTCATCCATATCCCCATCTAAATAAAATTAAAatggaaaaagaagaaagaagaaagaaaaggagacAATCAGCATGAATCTTTGCGTAAAATCAAATGGCACAAGAGTTAGATGAGACTTTGTTAGCTCGGCCTATCAGGCCCTATGCCGTGTGTCGGTTCTACAGTGGCTATCCCCGTTGTTGAAGGCGCCGATGCCCTTGAAGATTAAGATTTTCGTTTGTCAGCTTCTCCGAGATCGTCTTCCTTCGGGAACCGAGGTGCTGAAGCGCCAGGGTCCGGGCGATGGCATGTGCCCTTTGTGCCATGTCCTGGAAACGGGAACGCACATTGTGTTCTCATGCGTCGCAGCTCAGGCTCTCTGGTGCTTTGTTCGTGAGGCTTTAGGACCGGAGTGGGAGGCCGTTGACCTTGCACGGTTTCTGCAGGTTAGGGCCATTCAGGATGGCCGTAAGCGCCGATTGTTCTGGCTCATCTTCGCGGCTATGATGTGGACTTTTTGGACTACTCGCAATAAGATGGTGATTGAACGGGTGTTCCCGAGACGTGCTTCTGACTCGTTCTTCAAATTTCTTGCCTTCCTGCAGCACTGGCATCCGCTCGCTAGGCCAAGGGATCGTGACCATCTTCAGCGCCTTCTTGACGCACTGGTGTCTACCGCGCGTCGACTCGGTGATCGCTCGACAGACTCGTAGCTTGCCCCTGGTGGTTTTTTCTGTTTCCTCTTAGTTCTTTGGGCATCATTGTGCTGTGGCCCTAACATTTTTCTTTTTGACCTTGCTTGGGACGTGGTTGTATGGACTTAtgttttatctataaagcggggcgaaagcctgctTTGAGATGAGGCTTTGTTAAATAGTAGTATGAGAATTGGCGAATCTGTTAACAAAAAACCCGACTTATTCAACCATAAGAGTTGTACATGAAGGATAAAAGGCTGGTTGGGCTCGTATCTACTGAAATGAAAAGGTTTAAACAACTTTGAGTCTGGATGAATTGGAAGAGTCCGTTCAGTTTTGATTGGTGGACTAGGTTCAAAGTTGCCCAACAACAAAGTAAGAGAAACTAACTGATAGAGGGTTGCCGGACAAACCTATGTCCCTTTTTCTTTCGAGAGTCCCTGTTCAGCGCTTAAGGGCTCTTCAATGATTGTAAGATAGTTGTCGGTAGACTTTGCCACATAGAATTTTTTATGATATGTCATGCAATAAATGGGGAAAGAGAGGAAGGTTGTATATATATGAACCAACACccctttgaaggaaatatgtcctagaggcaataataaagttattatttattttctcatatcatgataaatgtttattattcatgctagaattgtattaaccggaaacatgatacatgtgtgaatacatagacaaacatatagtcactagtatgcctctacttgactagctcattaatcaaagatggttatgtttcctaaccatagacatgtgttgtcatttgattaatgggatcacatcattaggagaatgatgtgattgacatgacccatcccgttagcttagcacatgatcgtttagtattctgctactgctttcttcatgacttatacatattcctgtaactatgagaattatgcaactcccgtttaccggaggaacactttgggtactactaaacgtcacaacgtaactgggtgattataaaggagtactacaggtgtctccgaaggtacatgttgagttggcgtatttcgagattaggttttgtcactccgattgtcggagaggtatctctgggccctctcggtaatactcatcacttaagccttgcaagcattataactaatgagttagttatgagatgacgtattacagaacgagtaaagagacttgccggtaacgagattgaactaggtattggataccgacgatcaaatctcgggcaagtaacataccgatgacaaagggaacaatgtatgttgttatgcggtttgaccgataaagatcttcgtagaatatgtaggaaccaatatgggcatccaggtcccgctattggttattgaccgagaatggttttaggtcatgtctacatagttctcgaacccgtagggtccgcacgcttaacgtttcgatggcagttttattatgagtttacaagttttgatgtaccgaagtttgttcggagtcccggatgtgatcacggacatgacgaggagtctcggaatggtcgagacataaagattgatatattggaagcctgtgtttggacatcggaataaaaatcagcattttaccggagtaccgggaggttaccggaaccccccggggggttaatgggcctacatgggccatgagggagaagagggaaggggccaggaggggccgcgcgcctctccccctcctagtcctaataggacaagggaaggggggcggcgccccccctttccttcccctcttcctcctctttcccccttctcctactcctacttggaaagagggagtcctactcccggtgggagtaggactcccccccttggcgcgccctctaggccggccgcctccttccccctggctcctttatatacgggggcggggggcaccccaaagacacacaagttgatctacggatcgttccttagccgtgtgcggtgcccccttccaccatattccacctcggtcatatcgtcgcggagtttaggcgaagccctgcgccggtagaacatcatcatcgtcaccatgccgtcgtgctgacggaactcatctccggagcctttgctggatcggagggccggagatcgtcatcgagctgaacgtgtgctgaactcggaggccccgtacgttcggtgcttggatcggtcggatcgtgaagacgtacgactacatcaaccgcgttgtgctaacgcttccgcttacggtctacgagggtacgtggatgaacactctcccctctcgttgctatatcatcaccatgatcttgcgtgtgcgtaggaaaatttttgaaattactacgttcccctacagtggtatcagagcctaggttttatgcgttgatgttatatgcacgagtagaacacaagtgagttgtgggcgatacaagtcatactgcttaccagcatgtcatactttggtttggcggtattgtgagatgaagcggcccggaccgacattacgcgtacgcttacgcgagactggtttcaccgttacgagcactcgtgcttaaaggtgactggcgggtgtctgtctctctcactttagctgaatcgagtgtggctacgcccggtccttgcgaaggttaaaacaacaccaacttgacgaactatcgttgtggttttttgatgcgtgggtaagaacggttcttgctaagcccgtagcagccacgtaaaatttgcaacaacaaagtagaggacgtctaacttgtttttgcagggcatgttgtgatgtgatatggtcaagacgtgatgctatattttattgtacgagatgatcatgttttgtaaccgaagttatcggcaactggcaggagccatatggttgtcgctttattgtatgaaatgcaaacgccctgtaattgctttactttatcactaagcggtagcgatagtcgtagaagcaatagatggcgtaacgacaacgatgctacgatggagatcaaggtgtcgcgccggtgacgatggtgatcataacggtgcttcgaagatggatatcacaagcacaagatgatgatggccatatcatatcacttatattgattgcatgtgatgtttatcctttatgcatcttatcttgctttgattgacggtagcattttaagatgatctctcactaattatcaagaagtgttctccctgagtatgcaccgttgcaaaagttcttcgtgctgagacaccacgtgatgatcgggtgtgataggctctacgttcaaatacaacgggtgcaaaacagttgcacacgcggaatactcaggttatacttgacgagcctagcatatacagatatggcctcggaacacggagaccgaaaggtcgagcgtgaatcatatagtagatatgatcaacatagcaatgttcaccattgaaactactccatctcacgtgatgatcggacatggtttggttgatttggatcacgtgatcacttagatgactagagagatgtctgtctaagtgggagttcttaagtaatatgattaattgaacttaaatttatcatgaacttagtacctgatagtatcttgcttgtctatgtttgtttgtagatagatggctcgtgctgttgttccgttgaattttaatgcgttccttgagaaagcaaagttgaaagatgatggtagcaattacacggactggtccgtaacctgaggattatcctcattgctgcacagaaaagttatgtcctggaagcaccgctaggtgccaggcctgctgctgatgcaactgacgatgttaagaacgtctggcagagcaaagctgatgactactctatagttcagtgtgccatgctttacggcttagaaccgggccttcaacgacgttttgaacgtcatggagcatatgagatgttccaggagttgaagttaatatttcaagcaaatgcccggattgagagatatgaagtctccaataagttctatagctgcaagatggaggagaatagttttgtcagtgaacacatactcaaaatgtctgggtataataatcacttgattcaactgggagttaatcttcctgatgatagtgtcattgacagaattctccaatcactgccaccaagctacaagagcttcgtgatgaactataatatgcaagggatgaacaagactattcccgagctcttcgcgatgctgaaagccgcggaggtggaaatcaagaaggagcatcaagtgttgatggttaacaagaccattagtttcaagaagaagggcaaagggaagaagaaggggaacttcaaaaagaatggcaagcaagttgctgctcaagagaagaaacccaagtctggacctaagcctgaaactgagtgcttctactgcaagcagactggacactggaagcggaactgccccaagtatttggcggataagaaggatggcaaagtgaacaaaggtatatgtgatatacatgttattgatgtgtaccttactaatgctcgcagtagcatctgggtatttgatactggttc is a genomic window containing:
- the LOC123093020 gene encoding probable beta-D-xylosidase 7, which produces MGAFSYHAAHMAALTLAMLLALLRVCAAGNPPFSCGQGAPTQGLAFCNPALPPAQRAADLVARLSLAEKVSQLGDEAPGVPRLGVPPYKWWSEGLHGLSFWGHGMHFDGAVRAITSFPQVLLTAAAFDEQLWYLIGQAIGTEARALYNLGQAEGLTIWSPNVNIFRDPRWGRGQETPGEDPTTASKYAVAFVRGLQGSSPTVLQTSACCKHASAYDLEAWNGAIRYNFNARVTAQDMADTFNPPFKSCVEEGRASCVMCAYTTINGVPACASNDLLSRTFKGDWGLNGYVSSDCDAVALMHDAQFYRPSPEDTVAVALKAGLDLNCGNYTQVHGMAAVRQGRMTEQDVDRALRNLFAVRMRLGHFDGDPRGSALYGGLGAKDVCSPTHKNLALQAATSGIVLLKNDAGILPLRRGAVASAAVIGHNANDPRALNGNYFGPPCETTTPLQGLQGYVQNVRFLAGCDSAACGFAATGQAVGLAASSDYVFLFMGLSQAQEQEGLDRTSLLLPGKQQSLITAVANAAKRPVILVLLTGGPVDVTFAKGNPKIGAILWAGYPGQAGGLAIARVLFGDHNPSGRLPVTWYPEEFTKVPMTDMRMRADPATGYPGRSYRFYQGNAVYKFGYGLSYSKFSRQLVVSGTGNEAPNTNLLAGLAATPTADGGASYVVEEIGADGCEQLKFPAVVEVQNHGPLDGKHSVLMFLRWPNATGGRPVSQLIGFRTHHLKAGEKASLRFDVSPCEHFSRAREDGKKVIDGGSHFLRVGKDEHEISFES